In Asticcacaulis sp. SL142, the sequence AGGGGCTTTGGTGCTGGGTGTTTTGGCCATGGCCAGCCTGTACTATCCCGCACCGCAAACGGCAAGGGCTTGATTTTGACGCGATGCGGGCGGATAAGGCGGCCATGACCGCCGCTGCCAAACCTTTCTGGGAAACCAAGACCCTGTCGGAGATGAACCGCACGGAGTGGGAAAGCCTGTGCGATGGCTGTGGCCTATGCTGTCTGGTGCGGTTCGAGGATGAAGACACCGGCGAGGTGATCCCTACGCGGGTGCACTGCAAGCTGTTTAATCCCGATAGTTGTACCTGCACCGACTATCCGAACCGTAAAAAGTATGTGCCCGACTGCATCAAGCTGACGCCGCACAATATTGAGGCGCTGGAATGGATGCCGAAATCGTGCGCCTATCGGCGGCTGCATGAGGGCAAGAACCTGCCGCGCTGGCATCCGCTGATCACCGGTGACCCCGACAGCACCCATAAGGCGGGCGTGTCTATCCGCGGCCAGACGGTGTCGGAAACCGCCTTTGCCGATATCGAGGACGCGATTGATTTCATGGCGATGGAATGGGCCGAAGATCGCTCGGACTGGGACCCGAAGGGGTAGGGGGCAGCAGTTGCTATGGCAGATTAAAACTGCCTTGGGCATGATCGAAAAGCCTGCCTCCATCGGGCGACCATTGAAGCTCTAGATGTTGTAATTTGTGAAAGGTTTCAAAAAGCTGGCCAAGTCGATTTATTGCGGCTGGATCGGCCTTAAACGAAAATGTGCTGACCCCTTCATAGGGCTCGTCATCTCTGAGGTTGGCGGTAAACTGCATCGCGCAATGGCCCGCATGATCGAGAGTGTAAAAGCGTAATCGAAAATAGCGATACATTTCATCGTCCGGTTTTAGAGAACCGTATTCATAAAAATATTCGTCAGGTAGCTTAGCGGGAAAAGCTTTTAGGGCCGCGCCTATATCTGCCAAATCATCAACCTTGCAATACATGTCTACCGCAGCCGTAAACACGCCGTTCGATGCGCAGAAATACAGATGCGTATGGTATGGCTCTTCGTAAGGGGTTCGTCTGACAATGAGGTAAGGTGCCTTCATATTACGCGTTTACCGCAATTCATGATCGCTATCAAGAACTCCACCTGTTGCAGGGGGAGCTTCTATTTGATCAAACTGATCAAATAGAAGAGGGGGTAAAATGACAGATGATACACGCTCATTTGCCAAGACATTACGCGCAGACATGTCCTTGCCGGAGATGCTGATCTGGACGCGCCTGAAACGTCGTCAGGCTGGAAAGCCTGTGTTTCGCAGGCAATATCCAATTGGCCCTTGTGTGGCGGATTTTTACTGTTCCAAAGCCCGGCTCGTTATTGAAATCGACGGTATGGCGCATGATGTTGGTGACCGGCCTGAACGGGATATTCAACGCGATCAATGGCTAAGAGAGAAGGGGCTTGAGGTTACAGGATATCCGCGAGGGATGTTTTGGCTGATCCTGATGAAGCCGTAGAGGGGATTTTGGTGGTGGCTTTGGGACGTCTGAGGTCGTTCGGGCGGTAAGGTTTACCCCCCCTCTTTTATTTGATCAAATTGATCAAATAAAAGCTCTCCCTGCAACAGGGGGCGTTCTAAAGCTAT encodes:
- a CDS encoding YcgN family cysteine cluster protein, with the translated sequence MTAAAKPFWETKTLSEMNRTEWESLCDGCGLCCLVRFEDEDTGEVIPTRVHCKLFNPDSCTCTDYPNRKKYVPDCIKLTPHNIEALEWMPKSCAYRRLHEGKNLPRWHPLITGDPDSTHKAGVSIRGQTVSETAFADIEDAIDFMAMEWAEDRSDWDPKG
- a CDS encoding endonuclease domain-containing protein, with amino-acid sequence MTDDTRSFAKTLRADMSLPEMLIWTRLKRRQAGKPVFRRQYPIGPCVADFYCSKARLVIEIDGMAHDVGDRPERDIQRDQWLREKGLEVTGYPRGMFWLILMKP